One Campylobacter sputorum genomic window, TTTTTAAGTTTTTTAAGATGCTTGGATTTGGATTTTTATACAAGCTTTTTGCTTCAAAGGATGTTGCTGGTATGAGTAAAGAGATGTATGAGACGCTAAAAAAAGTTGTTGATGAGGATTATAGCCCTTATTTTGGTGCTTATAAGGGTAGGGCATTGATATTTTGGGGAAAAGAAGATAGAACTACGCCTTTAAAATGCGGTGAAAGGATAAATTCTTTGATTAAAAATAGTGAACTTTTTGCGTTAAGTGGAGATCATTTTTTCTTTTTGCTTCATGGCGAGTTTATAAATAATGTAGTTTTGAGTGATTGCACGCAGAGTCATTTTTAGGGTTAAAGTATGGATGTTTTTATATTTATAACAATTTTTCTTTTTACGCTTTTGCTTGGATTTTATCTTATTACAACGCTTCAATGGTTTTCTTATAAATTTGAAAGAGTAATTTTTCACTTTACAAAACCAATTTGGCACCTTTTCTTTTTGATAGTTCCTATTTTGTTTTATTATGCTTTAAGTTATGTAAATTTCATATATTTTGCTGTGTATTTTTACATAATTTTTATCCCTACTTTGTATTTTTGGCACAAAAAACTTGATAAAAAGCTTGTTTTTACATCAAGAGTTAAAAGATTTTTTGTTATTTTGTGTTTAGTAACGCTTTTTATAGATATTTTTCTTATCAAAAAAGTCGAGATTTTACCGATATTTTTGCCACTAATAATATCTTTTTTGATAAGTTTTATTTTTGAGAGTTTTAACTCAAAGCTTTTTATAAAATCTGCTTGTGAAAAATTAGCTAGTATGCCAAATTTAACTATCATTGAAATCACCGCAAGTTATGGTAAAACTAGCATTAAAAATTTTTTATATCAAATTTTGCAAAGCGAATTTAAATGCTATAAAACGCCAAGAAGCGTAAATACTTTAATGGGATTAGTAAAAGATATAAATGAAAATTTAAGCCCTGAGACCGAGATTTACATAGCTGAAGCAGGTGCTAGAAAAAATGGTGATATCGCCCAAATCACGCAGTTTTTAAAACCTAGTATCATCATAGTTGGAGAGATAGGAAAGCAACACATTGAGTATTTTAAAACTATAGAAAATATAAGAAATACTAAGCTTGAAGCTTTAAATTCACCAAATTTAAAGGTTGCTTTTGTACATAGTTCTACGCAAAAGATAGAAGATGAAAAAACTCAAATTTATGATAAAAATTTGAGTAAGATTACTTCAAATTTAGAAGGCATCAAATTTGAAATGAAGTTAAATTCTAGGGATTATGAGTTTGAAACGAAGCTTTTAGGCGAGTTTAACGCTTCAAATTTAGCAGCTTGTATAAATGTGGCTAACTATCTTAAAGTTGATATTAAGACTATACAAAATAGTGTTTTAAATTTAAAAAGCGTAGAGCATAGGTTAGAAAAAATTGAGGCTGGTGGCAAATTTATCATCGATGATAGTTTTAATGGAAATTTTGAAGGAATGAGCAAAAGTTATGATTTAGTAAGAAGTTTTGATGGTAGAAAGGTTATCGTAACACCAGGTATTGTGGAAGCTACTAAAGAGATGAATGAAAGTTTAGCTAAAAAAATAGATGAAATTTTTGATTTAGTCATTATAACAGGCGAGTTAAATGCTGAAATTTTTAAAAGCATTATAGATGAAAACAAGCTTATTTTAGTAAAAGATAAAAGAGATTTAACTCAAATTTTAGGTGAAAAAACTAGAGCAGGGGATTTGATACTTTTCTCAAATGACGCACCAAGTTTTATATGAAAATGCATGGAAATATATTTTGCTTTGATTTTTTTAAATTAAAACTGGTTTGTATATAATTTTATTAAAAAGAAAGGTTGGTTATGGATAAAAATTTAAAAAATACATATATCAAATTTGTAAATTTTTTAGCCGAAATTTTAGGTGAAAATTATGAAATTGTTCTTCACGACATAAGTGATGAGGGGTCAAAGATTGTAGCTATTAGAAATTCTCATATAAGTGGAAGAAGTATTAATTCTCCTATGACAGGTTTTGCTTTAGAATTAATACAATCAAAAAGATACTTAGAATGTGATTATTTAACTAATTATAAAGCTACCACTAGATTAAATTTAGGAATTAGTGGTTCTACATTTTTTATAAAAAATGGTGATAAATTAGAAGGTATGCTTTGCATTAATTATGATGGTAGTAAATATGCAAAAATAGTAAATGAAATTTTATCTCTTGGAAATATAAATCCATTTTTAGATCCAAAAATGTTTATGGAAGATGCTGTAGAACAGTTAAGCGATAGCATTGATGAGATTATAGAAAATATTTTGTCAATAAAATCTAGTGATACTAAAAATTTAAAACCAAAACAAAAAGCACAATGCATTAGTAAGCTTTATGAAAAAGGTATATTTAATATTAAAAACGCTATTCCCGTGGTTGCAAAATATTTAAATTTATCAGAACCAAGTGTTTATAGATATTTGCAAAAAATACAAACTTCAAAGAATTTATAATAAAATAATATTAAAAAATATAAAATTTAGAAAATATTTTATTATTTTTTAAAAAATTCAATAAAAATTTATATTATTTATGCTATATTTTCTCAAATATAATAATTTTTTATTAGAAAGGAGAAAAAATGCATAAGTTACCTTACGGCTCTTACAGAACTTGCGGTGAGTTTATTTTTATCTCAGGACAGCTTCCAGTTGATCTAGAGAGTGGAGATATATGCGGTGATATTAAAACCCAAACCAGAAATTCTCTTCTTAATATCAAAAAAATACTATCTTCTCTAAATTTGGATATAAGTAGTGTTGTTAAAACAACTGTGTTTTTGCAAGATATGAAAAATTTTGATGCAATGAATGAAGTATATGCTGATTTTTTTTGCTAGTCCATATCCTGCTAGAAGCGCTTTTGCGGTAAAAGAACTTCCAAAAAACGCATTAGTAGAAATAGAAGCTATTGCATATAAAGGATAAGATATGAGTGATTTTGGACTAATTTTGACACTTATTGTAGCGATACTTTTGATTGTATTTATGATAAGTAAGTTAAAAATTCATGCGTTTTTAACACTTAGTTTAGCAAGTGCATTTGTTGCCATAGTTACTGGTGTAAAACTAGATGTAATAACAGCTAGTTTAGAAAAAGGCGTTGGCTCTACACTAGGTTTTTTAGCTATTATTATAGGTTGTGGAACTATTTTAGGTAAAATGCTAGAAATTTCAGGTGGCGCTAGGGTAATAGCAGACTTTTTGCTAAACAAACTTGGAAAACAAAGAGTGAATTTAGTAATGGTTTTGGTTGGTTTTATAGCCGGCATTCCAGTATTTGTTGAAGTTGGTTTCGTGCTTTTAGTTCCGTTGGTTTTAGTTGTAGCAAAAGAATTAAAAATAAATCCTGCAACCATAGGTATCTCACTTGCTACTTCGTTGATGACGGTTCATTGTATAGTTCCACCACATCCAGCGGCTACCGCGATAGTTTCTACGCTTAAAGCTGATATGGGTATGGTAATTATGTTAGGACTTTTTACTGGTTTAATTTGTGCTTTTGTAGGTGGTGTAGTTTTTATGAAATTTGTAAAACTTCCTTTAAATACCGATATTAAGCTAGTTAAAACCGATGACATAAAAGATATGCCAAGTTTTGGTATATCGCTATTTACTATATTGTTGCCACTTATTTTGATGCTTTCTAAAACTATTTTTTTACCGTTAGTGGAACAAAGTTCAAGTTTATCAGTGATTATAAAATTTATAGGTGACCCGATAATAGCACTTTTGATATCTGTTTTTGTGGCTTATTATACTTTGGGTATAAAAAGAAATTTAAATATGGATAATATATTTGATATCACATCAAGTTCTTTTTCACCAATTGCAGGAGTACTACTTATTATAGGTGCAGGTGGAGCTTTTAATGAGATTTTAGTTATCAGTGGTATAGGAGAAGCACTAAAAAACACACTTTCTACTTTACCTATAAGTCCTATATTTTTAGCTTGGCTCATAGCTTTGATACTTCACTTAGCCATAGGTTCGGCAACTGTTGCTATGCTAAGTGCAGCTGGTATTGTCTTACCACTTCTTGGAAGTAGCTCGATAAGTCCTGAAATAATGTGTATAGCAGTAGGCAGTGGTGCAATAGGTGCTACAATTGTTACAGATAGCTTATTTTGGTTAGTAAAAGAATATCTTGGTATAAGTGTATCGCAAATGCTAAGGTATTTTACGACAGCTACTACGATAGCATCCATTACAGGTTTAGCAGTTAGCTTTATTTTATCTTTTGTATTTTAAGGAGGATAGAATGCAAGATGTTATGCAAAATTTAAAAAACAAAACTGAGTTTTTGTGGATAAATCCAAAAAATTCAGACCAAGACAATAGTAAATTTAGTATAAGTGATATATAGGATGCAAGGGCTAGGCTTGATAGATTTGCACCTCTTTTAGAAAAGCTTTATGCACAAAGTAAAAAAACTAGAGGCATTTTAGAAAGTCCTTTTGTTGCGGTTAAGGATTTACAAGATGAGTTAGAAAAAAGATATAGCACAAAACTTTATGGAAAACTATATTTTAAACTAGATAGTCATTTGCCAATTAGTGGATCTATAAAGGCTAGAGGTGGAATTTACGAGGTCTTACAGCACTGCGAAAATTTACTTCTAAAAGAAGGGCTTTTAAAAATTGATGATGATTATTCAAAGATAGCAAATGATGATATAAAAAGTTTTTTATCTAAATTTAAAGTCGCTGTTGGTTCAACTGGAAATTTAGGTCTTAGTATAGGTATAATGAGTGCAAAACTAGGATTTAAGGCTAGTGTTCATATGTCAAGTGATGCAAGAGAGTGGAAAAAGGAGATGTTAAGAAGTTATGGGGTTAATGTGGTTGAGTATGAAAGTGATTACTCAATAGCAGTAGCAAATGGTAGAAAAGAAGCACAAGGTGATCCACAGAGTTATTTTGTGGATGATGAAAACTCAAAAAGTCTGTTTCTGGGATACTCGGTAGCTGTCAAAAGGCTCACTGGGCAGTTAAAATCACTAGATATAAAAATAGATGAAAACCATCCGCTTTTTGTCTATCTGCCTTGCGGTGTTGGTGGTGGACCAGGCGGTGTTGCTTATGGTATAAAAAAGGAATTTGGCAAATACGCTCACTGCTTTTTTGCAGAGCCAACGCACAGCCCTTGTATGCTTCTTGGTATGCATACTCAAAAACACAATGAAATAAGTGTCTTTGATATAGGGCTTGATAACAAAACAGCAGCAGATGGGCTTGCCGTTGGTAGAGCTTCATCGCTAGTGGGAAAAATAATGGATACTATGTTAGAGGGTATTTATACTATAAGTGATGATGAAATGTATAAACTTTTGTATCTAGCTTATGAAAAAGAGGATTTAAAGCTAGAACCATCAGCACTCGCTGGTGTTAAAGGAATTTATCACATAAATAAATTATATGATAAAGAAAAGTTAAAAAATGCTACACATATAGCTTGGATTACTGGTGGTTCTATGGTTCCTGATGATGAAATGCTAAAATACATAAATGCTGCAAAAAAGTTAATATAACATCCTAATTTTTCTCTGTTAGAGTTTAAGAACACTCTAACAGAGTTTTGTGAGGTTAAATTTTGATTTTATAAATACACTAAGCTTTTTTGGTGTAAAACAAAAATATTCAAACAACACTTTTGTTATATCACTTTCACCAAGACTATTATGCACTTCATCTGCGAATTTATACCACTTTTATTAGTTATATCCATAATACTAGGGATAAAAGCTAATAAAGTCTTGCGAGTAAAACAACAAAAATTTAGCTTTTATTATGCAATTATTGGCTTTCTAATTATGATAGTAGCAAATATCATAGCTTGGGTTATTGTTTATATAAATATATCTGAAATAATACCTATGGAACTTTTGAATTCTTTATATTTTGATATTATGGCTAAGTATGGTTGTTTTATTTGATATATTTTAATTTAATGGTTATTAATTTAGAATATCAAATAATATTTAAAACAAATTTAACAAATTTTTAGCTACAATTAGCCCAAATTTATTATTTTTTATTAAGAGGTTTTTTTATGAGAGATTTGTTTTTATTTGCTGGGACTATATCACACGATCACAATTTTATTTATATATTTCACCTATGTTTAGTAGCTTTGATTATAGTTTTTCTTGCAAGAATGTCGACAAAATCTATGCATTTAGTGCCTAGAGGATTTCAAAATTTAATGGAAACTTACCTTGGTTTTGTTATCACAATGGGAAAAGAAACTCTTGGAAATGAAGAGTTATCAAGAAAGTATCTGCCTCTTGTAGCAACTATAGGCTTGGTTGTATTTTTTAGTAATATGATTGGCATAATTCCAGGATTTGAGTCCCCTACAGCAAGTCTTAATCTAACTTTGACTCTTGCTTTGTGTGTATTTTTTTACTATCATTACGAGGGCATAAAAGCAAATGGATTTTTTAAATATTTTGGGCATTTTGCTGGTCCTTCAAAATATCTTGCACCACTTATGTTTCCTATAGAAATTATTTCTCATATTTCACGCATTATATCCTTATCTTTCCGTCTTTTTGGAAATATAAAAGGTGATGATTTATTTTTGCTTGTTATGTTAACACTTGCACCTTGGATTATTCCAATTGTTCCATATACACTTCTATTTCTTATGGGTGCTTTGCAGACATTCATTTTTATGACACTTACTCATGTTTATTTAGCAAGTGCGGTAATCATAGACGAACATTAATATAATTTTGCATAAAACCTTTGTAGTTTATAAAATTTAAAAGAAATTTTAGGTAAAATCATTTTTACTTTACAAATTTACAAAGGTTTATCATTATGTTTGAAACAGTTATCGGACTAGAAGTTCATTGTCAGTTAAATACAAAAACAAAAATTTTCTGCTCATGTTCTACTAGTTTTGGAGATGAGGCAAATACTCATGTTTGTCCAGTTTGTTTAGGGCTTCCTGGTGCATTGCCTGTTTTAAATAAAGAAGCTGTAAAAAAAGCTATAAGTTTCGGTTCGGCTATAAATGCAACTATAAATAAGCGTTCAATGTTTGATAGAAAGAACTATTTTTATCCAGATCTTCCAAAAGCTTATCAAATTTCACAATTTAACATTCCGATAGTAGAAAAAGGCGAACTTTTTATAAATGTTAATAATGAAACAAAGAAAATAGGCATAACAAGGGCACATCTTGAAGAGGACGCTGGCAAAAATACACATGAAGACTCTAGAAGTTTGGTTGATTTAAATAGAGCTGGAACACCACTTCTTGAGATAGTAAGTGAGCCTGATATGAGAAGTAGTGATGAAGCTGTTGCGTATCTTAAAAAGCTGCACTCCATTTTGAGGTTTTTAAATATAAGTGATGCAAATATGCAAGAAGGTAGTTTTAGGTGTGATGTAAATGTTAGCATTAGACCAAAAGGCGATGAAAAATTCTACACCAGAGTTGAGATAAAAAACTTAAATTCGTTTAGATTTATACAAAAAGCTATAGAATTTGAAGTTGATCGCCAAATAGCAGCTTGGGAAGACGGTGTTTATGATAAAGAAGTTGTTCAAGAAACTAGACTTTTTGATACCATAAATTTAACAACTAGATCAATGCGTTCAAAAGAAGATAGTGCAGAGTATCGATATTTTCCAGATCCAGACTTGTTACCACTTATAATACCTGATGAAATTTTAGAAGAGTGTAAGAAAATACCCGAACTTCCTGATGAGAAAAAACAAAGATATATTAATGAGCTTGGAATAAAAGAAAGCGATGCCGAGGTTCTTATAAGCGAATATGAAATGGCTCTTTATTTTGAAGATCTTATCAAAGCAGGGCATGAGCCAAAATTATGTGTTACTTGGCTAAGTGTTGAGCTTCTTGGTAGACTTAAAAATGGTGCTACAATTGCTACAAGTCCAGTTAATAGTGCAAAAATGAGTGAGTTATTATCTAAAATAGAAGATAACACAATATCTCAAAAAGCCGCAAAAGAGATACTAGATGAACTTATGCAAAATGGTGGAAATGTAGATGATATCATAGATAGGCTTGGCTTAAAACAAGTTAGCGATGATAGCTCGATTTTAGCTGCCATAGATGAAGTGTTAGCACAAAATAGTGATAAAGTTGATGAGTATAAAAGTGGTAAAGATAAGCTTTTTGGCTTCTTTGTAGGGCAAGTTATGAAAGCTGGAAAAGGTGCATTTAATCCAGCTAAAGTTAATGAGCTTTTAAAACAAAGACTATGAAAATAGCAGTTATAGGTGCGGGAAAGTGGGGAAGTGCACTTTTTAATGCACTTAGCAAAAAAAATGATTGTGTTATAACTTCAAGAAGTGCTAGAGATATTTCAAATTTTGTTAGTATAGATGAGGCACTAAATGCTGAGATTCTTGTTTTTGCACTTTCTAGCCAACACACAAGAGAATTTTTACAAACTCATTTTGTAAATAAAAATCAAAAAATTTTAGTTGCTTCAAAAGGTATAGAAGCCGGTAGTGGAATGTTTTTAAATGAAATTTTTGAAAATTTTATGGATGCTAAAAATTTAGCATATCTTTCCGGTCCTAGTTTTGCTACTGAGGTTTTAGCTGAACTTCCTTGTGCTTTAGTGATTAGTTCACAAAATTTAAGTTTGTGCAATAAACTTGGCGAGTTATTTCCAAGTAAATACATGAAAATTTACTCATCAAATGATGTAGTAGGTGCTGAAATTTGCGGAGCGTATAAAAATGTATTAGCTATAGCAAGCGGGGTTTGTGATGGCTTAAAACTTGGCAATAATGCAAGAGCTAGTCTTATATCAAGAGGTTTAATAGAAATGTCAAGATTTGGCAAATTCTTTGGTGCAAAAGATGAAACATTTATGGGACTAAGTGGAGCTGGAGATCTGTTTTTAACTGCTTCGAGTGTGCTTTCAAGAAATTATAGAGTAGGTATGGGTTTAGCTTGTAAAAAAGACATAAAAACTATTTTAAATGAGATAAATGAAGTTGCAGAAGGAGTTGAAACTGCTAAAGCTATACAAAATATAGCTCAAAAATATTGTATTTACACACCTATAGTAAATGAAGTAGTTTCAATGATAAATGGTAAAAGTCCAACAGAGTGTCTTTGTGATTTGTTAAGAAAAAAATGAGAATAATTTTTATATTTTTGCTTATTTTATCCCTCTCTTTTTGTGATCAAAATAATACAAAACCATCATTAAAGCGAATGATTGGACAAATGATTGTCGTGGGTTTTGACGCTACAAGTGTGCATTCCAAAGAGTTTAAACAGCTTTTAAAAGATTTATCTTATGGGCGAATTGGCGGGATAATTTTACTTGAAAAAAATTTTCAAGACAAAGAGCAGTTATTAACTTTAATAAACAAAATTAGACATATTTCAACAACTCTTCCGCCATTTTTAGGCATAGATGAAAAAACTATTTATAAACTAAACTCAAACTACATTGGTTATGATATGCTAGAAAATATGGCTATAAACTCAAAACCAGTAAAAACTCTATATTCAAATATTGCTAATGATATAAAAAGCTATAGTATAAATTTAAATTTAGCGCCAAATGTTAATACAAAAAATAAAATTTTAAAAAATAATCAAATTAGTGCATATGCAAATGAGTTTATAGATATTTTTACTCAAAAAAATATAATTCCTGTTATGAAATATTTTCCTAGCGATGATAGTGCAAAAATTTATGATTATAGTGATTTAAAAGTTTACTTTGATATGATATCACAGCGAAAAATAGATATTATAATGAGTTCAAGTGCTAAATTTTCAAATTTAGATCCAAATAATGAAGCTTGTTTTTCAGATATCATTTTAGATGGTATTTTAAGGAAAGAACTTGGGTTTAATGGAGTGATAATGAGTGATGATTTGCTAAAAACTGGCAATATTACTCAAAATGTTCTAAAAGCCCTAATAGCTGGAAATGATATAGTATTTGTAAGCTCAAATTTACACAATAATAAAATCTTAGCAAATGAGATGGTAAGTGCTATAAATAAAGCTGTGATTAATGGCAAAATTTCAAGCAAACAGATAGAAAGCTCATATTTGCGTATCAAAAAATTAAAAGAAAATTTGAGATAAATTTTATTTTTACATCTCTTTTTTGTAAGTTAGCATTAGATTATTTCTTAATCTATCGGCATTTTTTTCACCATTTTTTGTATTAGTGCTTATAAATTTATCAATTTTATCTAAAAAAGTAAAAAGCGAGTTTTCCCAAATTTTACTATCTTTACGATTTGTATTCATAGTTTGTATAAATTTAAGCTCTTTTATAAAATCATCTATTTTTTCATCAAATTCGCTTTTGCTTATTAAATTTAAACTCTCATCATTTAAAAACTGCTCTTTAAAGCCCATAAGCTCGTTATTTATAGCTTCACAGAATTTATTATACATGTTAGTATCGTTTGGATCTTCATCTATTTTTTTGGTTAATTTATTTATCTGTATATACATAACTATGGCAACCATTATGGCTATTGTTATCATTAGTCCTAAATTCACTCTTTTTTCCTTTTTATCCCATCAAAGCTTACTATAAAAAGTCCAAGCCAAATAAGGCTAAAGCTTATTATTTTACTAATTCCAAGATTTTCATTATACAAAAAAACAGCTATTAGCATGCTTAGTGTTGGAGAAATGTATTGCATATAACCAATTGTGGATAATTTTAATCTAATTGCGGCTGAGTTGAATGTAAGAAGCGGTAGAATTGTTACTATGCCACATATCATTAATAAAATTCCATTTACATTAAAAGCAAAAGAACTTTGATTGTTTATGCCTAAATATGTTAGATAAATTATACCTATTGGAAATATTAGCATAGTTTCTACAAAAAGTCCTTCAAGAGATGGAACACTTATTTTTTTGTGAAGTAAACCATAAATTGCAAATGAAAGTGGTAAAGCTATGGAAATTATAGGTAATTCTCCCATATCAATAACTTGTATGCAAATTGCAATAAAGACTAAAAATACTGAAAATTTAGCAGCTATTGATAATTTTTCTTTTAAAAAAATAGCAGCAAGGAGTATAGACAAAAGCGGATTTATAAAATACCCTAAACTTGTTTGTAAAATTCTATCTGTTGTTATAGCGTAGATAAAAATTCCCCAGTTTGTTGCTATTAGTAATCCACATAAAAATAGCATTAAGACTATTTTTTTATCACGAAGTATGATTTTTAAATTTAAAAGCCTATTTTTTACTCTAAGAAGTATTATTAAAATAACAAAAGACCATATTATCCTATGGGCTAAAATTTCAACAGCACCAATATTTTCAAGAAGTTTAAAATATATAGGAAAAACTCCCCACATTACAAATGTAGAAAGCCCGTATATAAAGCCTTTTGTAGTTTCGTTTTGTATTTTCATTTTTGAATTTTAAACTAAATTTATAAATATTTTATCTATCTACTTATAATTTTATTTCTGCCTTTTTTCTTAGCCTCATAAAGCAGTTCATCTACTCTTACTAAGCATTTATCTATATCATCATCTTTCATGTATTGAGTTAATCCTATGCTAGTAGTTATTGGTTTATTATTTGGTAAAAATAGCTGTTTTTCGGTATTTTTTATAATTCTGTCTGCTACTTTTTGTGCTTTTTCTAAAGTAGCTCTAGGAAGTATTATTAAAAATTCTTCTCCTCCGTATCTTATACAAATATCATTTTCGCGACAAGAGTTCTTTAAAATTTTTGCGAATTTTATAAGGATTTCATCGCCAACTTTATGACCATATGTATCATTTACTTTTTTAAAAAAGTCTAAATCAGCCATCAATACGCAAAATTCTACACCCTTTTCCTTAAAAAGATTGCTAAAAAATTGCATTTCATCAATTAAAATAGAGCGTCTATAAAGTCCAGTGAGAAGATCTAATTTAGAGTTTTCTTCTATTATTTTATTTGTGATTTTTAACTTGTTTATAGTTTGGGTTAACTCTACTTCTATCTGTTTTTCTCTTGTTATATCCACAATTTCACCTATTAATCCTCTTTGATGAGAGTTATTTATATGAAAACCCTTACTCCAACAAAGCGAAATTTTTGATTCGCCTGTTTTCATTTTAAATGTTGTGCAGTAGTGATGAATGCTTGCGTTTTCTATAAGTTTTAAATCTTCTTTTTGATAAGCCTCTTTTGCGCTAGGTGCTAAATGATCAAGTTCTAAAACGCTTTTTGATA contains:
- a CDS encoding glycoside hydrolase family 3 N-terminal domain-containing protein, giving the protein MRIIFIFLLILSLSFCDQNNTKPSLKRMIGQMIVVGFDATSVHSKEFKQLLKDLSYGRIGGIILLEKNFQDKEQLLTLINKIRHISTTLPPFLGIDEKTIYKLNSNYIGYDMLENMAINSKPVKTLYSNIANDIKSYSINLNLAPNVNTKNKILKNNQISAYANEFIDIFTQKNIIPVMKYFPSDDSAKIYDYSDLKVYFDMISQRKIDIIMSSSAKFSNLDPNNEACFSDIILDGILRKELGFNGVIMSDDLLKTGNITQNVLKALIAGNDIVFVSSNLHNNKILANEMVSAINKAVINGKISSKQIESSYLRIKKLKENLR
- a CDS encoding NAD(P)H-dependent glycerol-3-phosphate dehydrogenase, with product MKIAVIGAGKWGSALFNALSKKNDCVITSRSARDISNFVSIDEALNAEILVFALSSQHTREFLQTHFVNKNQKILVASKGIEAGSGMFLNEIFENFMDAKNLAYLSGPSFATEVLAELPCALVISSQNLSLCNKLGELFPSKYMKIYSSNDVVGAEICGAYKNVLAIASGVCDGLKLGNNARASLISRGLIEMSRFGKFFGAKDETFMGLSGAGDLFLTASSVLSRNYRVGMGLACKKDIKTILNEINEVAEGVETAKAIQNIAQKYCIYTPIVNEVVSMINGKSPTECLCDLLRKK
- a CDS encoding Mur ligase family protein; this translates as MDVFIFITIFLFTLLLGFYLITTLQWFSYKFERVIFHFTKPIWHLFFLIVPILFYYALSYVNFIYFAVYFYIIFIPTLYFWHKKLDKKLVFTSRVKRFFVILCLVTLFIDIFLIKKVEILPIFLPLIISFLISFIFESFNSKLFIKSACEKLASMPNLTIIEITASYGKTSIKNFLYQILQSEFKCYKTPRSVNTLMGLVKDINENLSPETEIYIAEAGARKNGDIAQITQFLKPSIIIVGEIGKQHIEYFKTIENIRNTKLEALNSPNLKVAFVHSSTQKIEDEKTQIYDKNLSKITSNLEGIKFEMKLNSRDYEFETKLLGEFNASNLAACINVANYLKVDIKTIQNSVLNLKSVEHRLEKIEAGGKFIIDDSFNGNFEGMSKSYDLVRSFDGRKVIVTPGIVEATKEMNESLAKKIDEIFDLVIITGELNAEIFKSIIDENKLILVKDKRDLTQILGEKTRAGDLILFSNDAPSFI
- a CDS encoding F0F1 ATP synthase subunit A; the encoded protein is MRDLFLFAGTISHDHNFIYIFHLCLVALIIVFLARMSTKSMHLVPRGFQNLMETYLGFVITMGKETLGNEELSRKYLPLVATIGLVVFFSNMIGIIPGFESPTASLNLTLTLALCVFFYYHYEGIKANGFFKYFGHFAGPSKYLAPLMFPIEIISHISRIISLSFRLFGNIKGDDLFLLVMLTLAPWIIPIVPYTLLFLMGALQTFIFMTLTHVYLASAVIIDEH
- a CDS encoding gluconate:H+ symporter, whose amino-acid sequence is MSDFGLILTLIVAILLIVFMISKLKIHAFLTLSLASAFVAIVTGVKLDVITASLEKGVGSTLGFLAIIIGCGTILGKMLEISGGARVIADFLLNKLGKQRVNLVMVLVGFIAGIPVFVEVGFVLLVPLVLVVAKELKINPATIGISLATSLMTVHCIVPPHPAATAIVSTLKADMGMVIMLGLFTGLICAFVGGVVFMKFVKLPLNTDIKLVKTDDIKDMPSFGISLFTILLPLILMLSKTIFLPLVEQSSSLSVIIKFIGDPIIALLISVFVAYYTLGIKRNLNMDNIFDITSSSFSPIAGVLLIIGAGGAFNEILVISGIGEALKNTLSTLPISPIFLAWLIALILHLAIGSATVAMLSAAGIVLPLLGSSSISPEIMCIAVGSGAIGATIVTDSLFWLVKEYLGISVSQMLRYFTTATTIASITGLAVSFILSFVF
- the rarD gene encoding EamA family transporter RarD; protein product: MKIQNETTKGFIYGLSTFVMWGVFPIYFKLLENIGAVEILAHRIIWSFVILIILLRVKNRLLNLKIILRDKKIVLMLFLCGLLIATNWGIFIYAITTDRILQTSLGYFINPLLSILLAAIFLKEKLSIAAKFSVFLVFIAICIQVIDMGELPIISIALPLSFAIYGLLHKKISVPSLEGLFVETMLIFPIGIIYLTYLGINNQSSFAFNVNGILLMICGIVTILPLLTFNSAAIRLKLSTIGYMQYISPTLSMLIAVFLYNENLGISKIISFSLIWLGLFIVSFDGIKRKKE
- a CDS encoding GGDEF domain-containing protein codes for the protein MEPLKSLKLWSQKIDKSKTINWNDLDEEILEILQPLKNKFEQISQDLIKTKEDLEFYKNAIDYLPNPVFIKDKNAKFIFFNKAYEKFFGIKKENFISKSVLELDHLAPSAKEAYQKEDLKLIENASIHHYCTTFKMKTGESKISLCWSKGFHINNSHQRGLIGEIVDITREKQIEVELTQTINKLKITNKIIEENSKLDLLTGLYRRSILIDEMQFFSNLFKEKGVEFCVLMADLDFFKKVNDTYGHKVGDEILIKFAKILKNSCRENDICIRYGGEEFLIILPRATLEKAQKVADRIIKNTEKQLFLPNNKPITTSIGLTQYMKDDDIDKCLVRVDELLYEAKKKGRNKIISR
- the gatB gene encoding Asp-tRNA(Asn)/Glu-tRNA(Gln) amidotransferase subunit GatB codes for the protein MFETVIGLEVHCQLNTKTKIFCSCSTSFGDEANTHVCPVCLGLPGALPVLNKEAVKKAISFGSAINATINKRSMFDRKNYFYPDLPKAYQISQFNIPIVEKGELFINVNNETKKIGITRAHLEEDAGKNTHEDSRSLVDLNRAGTPLLEIVSEPDMRSSDEAVAYLKKLHSILRFLNISDANMQEGSFRCDVNVSIRPKGDEKFYTRVEIKNLNSFRFIQKAIEFEVDRQIAAWEDGVYDKEVVQETRLFDTINLTTRSMRSKEDSAEYRYFPDPDLLPLIIPDEILEECKKIPELPDEKKQRYINELGIKESDAEVLISEYEMALYFEDLIKAGHEPKLCVTWLSVELLGRLKNGATIATSPVNSAKMSELLSKIEDNTISQKAAKEILDELMQNGGNVDDIIDRLGLKQVSDDSSILAAIDEVLAQNSDKVDEYKSGKDKLFGFFVGQVMKAGKGAFNPAKVNELLKQRL
- a CDS encoding helix-turn-helix transcriptional regulator, coding for MDKNLKNTYIKFVNFLAEILGENYEIVLHDISDEGSKIVAIRNSHISGRSINSPMTGFALELIQSKRYLECDYLTNYKATTRLNLGISGSTFFIKNGDKLEGMLCINYDGSKYAKIVNEILSLGNINPFLDPKMFMEDAVEQLSDSIDEIIENILSIKSSDTKNLKPKQKAQCISKLYEKGIFNIKNAIPVVAKYLNLSEPSVYRYLQKIQTSKNL